CCGCTTACCGGGGGAGTATTGATCCGAATAGCAGGGGCAGGAACGGCTTTTGTCTGGATCGGGATGTCTGTTGGAATCCTGGGTTTGGCAGGACTTCTGCTTCAATCTGTAATTTGGCGCGAGTCTCTTGCTGATCCTCCCCCTTCGACTGAACAAAATGTCGATCTAGCGTAATCGTTTGCTTCCATTTAAGAAATTTATATTATTGTAGCATCAATATTTTTAGCATAGGAGAGATCGAGTTGACTCAAAATTATTCGTCCGCAACGCCAGTGGCACGACTGCTTGAAGGATCACGAGTGTACTTGCGTCCCATTAACGTGGAGGACACCGAGCTGTATTATAATACGTTGTTTCATCAGGAAGTGCGGAGGCTGACGGGCACACAGCGAAGCTTTACCAAAGACCAAATTGCTCGTTATATAGAAGCCATACCAGCTAATAGCTTGTCAAGATTACCAGTAAAGTGATTCTAAATCATGTGGTATAGTTAAAATGAGCATGCCAAATAACCCTCCAATTTCCGTTGTGTCTTGGAAGGTTATGCCAATGATAATCTTTTAAATTGGACTAAATTCCTTTTTGTTTTTCAAGATTGCATAAAGCCAATGGATGAGCTTATTTGCACATGCGATTAGAGCTACTTTATGTGGTTTTCCTTCTGCTCTCTTGCGATCATAGAACGCTTTGAGTCGCATATTTCGGGAGCGTATAAGCCCACACTGGACAGCCATTACCAGTGCGTAACGCAACTGCCTGGAACCACGTTTCGTGATTCGGTTTCGAGTTGCTGTAAATTTACCGGAAGCAAAGACACTCGGGTCAATGCCTGCAAAGGCGACTAGCTTTTTAGGATGATCAAATCGGTCGACTTCTCCAATTTCAGATAAAATTGTTGCCGCAATTTTATGCCCAATACCGGGAATCGACTGAATTAATTCATACTCTTCAATTTCTTCGGCCAGAGCATCTATGTTCTGTTCCAATTCAGTAAGATGCTCTTGATACTGAAGAATGAGGGTAATAAGGACTTTCAAATTGATTAAGTGGCTAGCATACATGGTTTGCTGAAACGGGTTTTGTTTTGCCGCATCTAGCAGTCGTTGAATCCGTTGGTTAATCCAGTCCTCTGAACGCCCTCGTTTCGAAGAAAGCAGTTCTTTCATCTTAGCTTTGAGTGTATTTTCATCTGTCTGCAAAACTGAATATGAGGTTGGGAATTCACTTAAAAACCGTAGTGAAACACCGGAATACATAGCTCCAAAGACGCCTTTGTAAGCCGGGAAAACCTGATCTAAAACAGCTTGGAATTGTAGTTTAGTCTGTACACACATCTTTGAAAGAGAATCATATTGTCTTGTAAGATAGCGCAGATTGAGAAGTTGCACCCCTCTTTTTTTAAAAGGTTCAAACTCTTCCTTGTAGTACAATTCTCCCAATAGGTAAGCGTCAGCAGCATCCGTCTTTACTTTACGAAGTTGAGACTTTCTAAGCCGATTTGAGATGAGCGGATTAATGATAATGTAAATGTAGTGATGTTCTTCTAGGAACTGAACAACGGGACTTTGGTAATGGCCGGTTGCTTCTAGAATAAGCAGAGGACGTAGTTTGGATGCAGTCTCAACATCCTTCAAAACTTGATGTAAATTTGCTAGGCCATCACGAGTGTGCTCGAAGTGGAATGTCCCTCTGAAGGGCTTTCCGCGCGCTAAAAAGGCTTGTCCATGACTTTCTTCTTTTGAAATATCTAGACCGACAACTGGATTCATTTCATCTCTCCCTGTAAGTTTAGATTCCCCGGCATCCCTAAGGTTCTTCTTGTCGCTCCATAGCATCGCTTGTTATACGGGATCTTACGTCCCAACCAGCCTCAATCATGGTCATGACAAGTAGGGCGAACACTATAGCGCTCGGGATCAAGTCCCACGGGCAGGTACGTTCGACCAGGCTACCTTAATCCTCTATGCAAATGAAAAAAGGATCAACCAGAAAGAACTGGTTGATCTCATAATACGAAAGGGCAGGATTCCTCAAGCCTGCTGCTGCTCATTGCACTTCAGGAAGATGATCGTGTCATCGGGGATATTGCGCTACAGGATATGGATAGCCTGAATCACAGCGCCAATATCCGTATTGCGATCAATGAGCATGGGGATCAAGGCAAAGGCTACGGCACCGAAGCGCTTGTGCTCATGCTAGGCTATGGATTCGGTATTTGTAACCTGCATCGGATTGAGCTGAATGTATTTGATTTTAATGAAAAGGCCATCCGCTGCTATGAAAAAGTAGGCTTTCAACGTGAAGGTGTGCAGCGGGATGCTTTATTTTACAATCACCAATACCACGATTCGATTTTGATGAGTATGCTGCAGCATGAATATCGCGACAGATATGTGAAACAAGCAGAAAGTTGAATCAATACGTTTACACGGGTTTGCAGAAGAGATATAATTAAAAGATAAAGTTACTTGTTTGCGCAAGGATAACCGACAACATCAAATGAATATATGAATTACCGGAGGAGCCTGTCACCAAGGCTCCTTTATGTCTTTTTAGGGGAACCTGTGCTGTATGTCGGGTTTCCCTTTTTATTTTGCGAGTTGTTGGTCTGTTTAAGGTCAGACACATATTTTGGACGATTGTTCTGCATTTTATGATTATCCGTTTTCTTCAATTGTAGATGATGTGCAAATGAGTTCAAGGATTAAATAAAAGGAGGTTATTAACCTATGCAATTTATATTGTATCTTCTTTTGATTCTATTGTTTACAAAAGTAGCCGGTCATTTATCGGTTAAGCTCGGTCAACCTGCAGTATTGGGGAAGCTGATCGCTGGTATCGTGCTGGGCCCAGCAGTTTTGGGATGGGTACAAAATGATTCGCTGATTCATGACATGTCTGAAATCGGCGTGTTGCTGTTGATGTTCATTGCCGGGCTGGAGACGGATCTGGATCAGCTTCGGCGCAACTGGAAGCCTGCGGTAGCAGTGGCTGTCGGGGGTATTATTTTGCCGTTACTCTGTGGTTTTGGCGTTGGTGAAGCCTTTGGATTTTCCGTGCATGAAGGATGGTTTTTGGGGATTGTCTTGAGTGCTACTTCCGTAAGCATTACAGTGCAAGTGCTCAAGGATATGAACAAGCTAAATACCCGAGAAGGCTCGACCATTTTGGGTGCGGCAGTGCTGGATGATGTGCTTGTCGTGGTGCTGCTTGCGGTCATGATGAGTATATTCGGTATGGGCGGAGAAACTTCGCTGGGACTTCTTGTCGGCAAAAAGCTAGTTTTCTTCGTAGTAGCTATTTTAGGTGGCTGGTTCGTTGTTCCATGGATTATGAAAATACTTGCCCCCCTCAAAGTGACCGAAGCTGTGATTACTGCTGCGTTGGTCATTTGCTTCGGTTTTGCGTATTTTGCAGATTTGATGGGTATGGCGGGCATTATCGGAGCTTTTGCTGCCGGGATTGCCATTTCGCAAACAAGCTTTAAGGCTGTCGTAGAAGAAAAGGTGGAGCCCATCGCTTATTCCATCTTTGTGCCAGTATTTTTTGTCAGCATTGGCTTAAATGTATCTTTTGAGGGAGTGGGGCAGCAGCTTGGGTTTGTTGTTGTTTTGACCCTGATAGCACTGGTGACGAAGTTGGTCGGAGGAGGCATCGGCGCGCGGCTGACAGGTTTTAATACCCGTTCCTCGCTTGCGATTGGTTCTGGCATGATATCTCGCGGAGAAGTTGCGCTTATTATCGCAGCCACCGGGCTGCAAACAGGTCTGCTGGCACAACAGTATTTTACATCAGTCATCATTGCCGTTATTTTGACGACCTTGGCTGCACCTCCAATTCTTAAGCTAAGTTTTAGTGACAGGAAGACTGTAAGCCGAGTTAAACAGTAGAAGATTGGACGAACCAGACATACAGTAAGACCCTTCTGATTCATTTTCCAAGCAGGATGGAAAGTGATCGAAGGGTCTTTTTATGTTGGAATGTTCGGTTCGGTCGTAGAATTAGGACTCGGATACGACGGTGAAACGTTGATTCAAATGTTGTGGTTTTTCAATTTCGTCTACTACGGCAACTGCATAATCTTCATAGCTGACATAGCTTGCACCTTTGGAATTAACCAGTAGTGTGTCTTTGCCCACTTGGTAAGAGCCTGTACGTTGGCCGAGAGCAAATTCCGCGGAAGGACTAATAAACGTCCAGTTCAGGTCGCTGGTACCGCGTAGAATTTCCAGGTTCTTTCCTTGGTTATGAGCTGTTGGATATACAAAATCAGGGAAGTCGGGAGTATCCTTGACCAAGAGTGTCTGAGATTCATCCGTAAACAAGCTGCCTGCACCACCTACGACAATCAGGCGAGTACCGGATACATGGCGGAGAGCCTCAATCAGCACATTACCTGCATCTACATGCAGATGCTCTTGTCCGAACGGAGCGGCAAAAGCATTAACAACGGCGTCAAAACCTTTCAGATCATCTGTTTTCAGGTCAAAAACGTCTTTTTGTACTACAGCTGCGCGATTATCCGTTACTTTAGCTGGGTCACGGACGATGGCGGTTACTTCATGCCCTCTGTCTAATGCTTCTTTTACGATATTACTTCCTGCTTTACCGCCTGCACCAATAACTGCAATTTTCATAATAGAATAGCCTCCTAAAAAATAATTTGGATGATTTATTGGCTTAATTCATGCGTTGTATGATGTTCATACTTGAACTTTAATATGTAACCATTATAGTTACAACATAAAATAAAAGTCAAGCTCTTCTTTGGGCAAAATAGAGTCCTCCGATTGGAAAGAGAGGAACTCGTTTAAATATAAGGTGATACTGAATGAATAAATGTAAACCATATTGAATACATGTAGACCGCAAATAAGAAAGGAAGAGTGAAACGATATGAGTAAAAAAGTACAGCTGGAGCCCGCAGCGCAAAAATTCGCAGACGATAATGCCAAGCCTCCGTTTCTGTATGATTTGGGTCCTGAAAAAGGACGTGAAACGGTCAATGAGGTTCAATCCGGTCCAGCAGATAAACCTGCCGCAGATCTGGAGGATCTGTCGATTCCAGGTGGCCCTGGCGGTGAGGTGAAGGTCAGAATTGTTCGCCCCCAACAGGTGACAGGTGATCTCCCGGTGATTGTATATATCCACGGAGCAGGCTGGGTATTCGGTAATGCCCATACGCATGACCGTCTGATTCGTGAATTGGCAGTAGGCACACAGGCAGCTGTTGTATTCCCTGAATACAGCTTGTCACCTGAAGCTAAATATCCGACGGCGATTGAGGAAATTTACGCGGTCGTTCAATGGGTGGCACAGCATGGGCGCGAGCTTGGGCTGAAGCCCGATACGCTAACGATCGCCGGAGATAGTGTCGGTGGTAACATGACTGCAGCTGTAACTCTGCTGGCCAAAGAACGCAGTGGCCCTGCCATTCGGCAACAGTTGCTGTTCTATCCGGTGACGGACGCTTCTTTTGATACGGAATCGTACCATGAGTTCGCCACAGGGTATTTCCTGAGCCGTGAAGGGATGCAATGGTTCTGGGATCAATATACGACAGATCCTAACGAACGGGCGCAGATCACGGCGTCCCCGTTACGTGCTACCACGGATCAGCTCAAAGGGCTACCACGTGCGCTGGTTATTACAGGCGAGGCTGATGTGTTGCGTGATGAAGGGGAGGCTTATGCGAACAAGCTGCGTGAAGCTGGGGTAGATGTAACCGCTGTACGCTTTCAGGGCATCATACACGATTTTGTGATGTTGAACCCATTGTCGGAAACCGCGGCCAAGCGCGGTGCGATCACGCTTGCTACCTCGTGGCTGCGCCAAGGGTTTGGGGGCTAATTGTATAGACGAGTGAAGGAATACACAGTTAGTATGTAAGGAAGCGCCTCCCAGCCCATGAAGGGAGGTGCTTCTTTTGGTTCTGTTTATTTAATTCTATTTGCGTTTACCATATAGCGGTTTTCTATTCTTGCCTAACTTCCCTAATTTTCCAGGTGATTTTATAAAGCTGAACTTCCCTAATTTAAAATTGGTTTTTCTTTTTTTCGCCACTAGAGTACGTCTTGACTTAGATGCACTTTGGGTACTATCTACAAGGTTTAGAGTGTAGTTTTCAAAATTGCCAACATTGATCTCCTCGAACCCCACGCTTCTACAGCCCTGGCCCTGGCAACTTGCTATCCAGCATCTTGTGAAAGCCTCTCTAGGAACATCTGTGTAGAAATCACCACCCCACGAATTACCAAAACTGTCATGTCCGTAGACATAAAACGTTTGGTTTGCGGCTGATCCAGCTACAAGAAATGCGCGTCTACCGGGTTCTATACGGTACCACCCTCTCTTAGCATAGGTGATAGGACTACAACCAGAATCATAGTATCCAACGGCAACTGAAATAGGGTTAGACGTACTGTTACGAACATAAAAACCCATTCTATTCACTCCATTCTATGAAAGATTAATATCAATCTATGCGAATTCTCTGAAAAAGTAATAGACATACGGACAACCAAAAAGTACAAAAAAAGAACATGAGATGATCCATGGATGTGGTTTATAAATAAAGGAATATATGGAGTGTAAAGGGATATTCTTATGGAACCGCTTCACGTTCGTCGACCAGAGTGATAATATAAAATTTGAACGAATTTGACCGCCATTCGGCCTAAGGAGGATATCCATGCCATTTCAGGGACAACGCATTTTACCTGCAGCTAAGCACATGAAGCAGTTGGAGGATATTTTGGACAGCTCTTATGAGTATGCTGTTTTTCTGGATACGCATGTAGCGCAGTTGCGCAACTTGTACCAGATGGCAAGGAGCCGCAACAAGCAGATGCTTCTGCATGCCGACCTGGTGCAAGGTTTGAAGAATGACGAGTATGCCGCTGAGTATTTGTGTCAGGAGATTAAGCCATTTGGGATTATCTCGACCCGTTCCGGGGTGATTGCAACCGCCAAAAAAAAGGGAATTCTTGCTGTACAGCGAGTGTTCCTGCTGGATACGATTGCGCTGGAAAAAAGCTACGCACTGGTGGAAAAAACGCGCCCCGATTATATTGAGGTGCTGCCTGGTGTTGTGCCACCGATGATTGCGGAGGTCAGTGAACGTACAGGGATTCCCATTTTGGCTGGCGGACTTATTCGTACCCCTGAGGATGTGGAAGCGGCGTTGGCAGCGGGAGCTGCAGCGGTTACGACCTCCAATAAACAACTGTTTGAGCACTATAAGCGATAGCTTTTTTTGAATCAAGTAGGCAACCTACATAATAAGCAAGGAGATTGGAAAATGACGGAGCAGTACATTCTTGCCTTGGATCAGGGCACAACCAGTTCGCGGGCCATCTTATTTAACCGGCAGGGAAAAGTAGTGTACAAGGCACAACGGGAGTTCCCGCAGTATTTTCCCCAGCCGGGATGGGTGGAGCACAACGCGAATGAAATATGGAGCTCTATTTTGGCCGTCATCGCCTCTTGTCTGTCGGAATCAGGTGTGAAAGCCGGTCAAATTGCTGGAATTGGCATTACCAATCAACGGGAAACTGTGGTGGTGTGGGATAAACATACAGGCCTGCCGGTATATCATGCGCTGGTATGGCAGTCACGGCAAACGGCCGGGATTTGCGAGGACTTGAAAGGCCGTGGACTTGATCAAACTTTTCATAGCAAAACAGGGCTGCTCATTGATCCCTACTTTTCGGGTACCAAAGTCAAATGGATACTCGACAACGTTGAAGGAGCGAGAGCCCAGGCGGAACGCGGAGAGCTGTTGTTCGGTACAATCGATACCTGGCTGATCTGGAGACTGTCTGGCGGTAAAGCGCATGTAACGGACTATTCCAACGCTGCTCGTACGCTAATGTACAACATTTATGAGCTGAAATGGGATGAGGAGCTGCTGGATATTCTCGGCGTTCCTGCGTCTATGCTGCCGGAGGTGAGGTCATCCTCCGAAATATATGCGAATACGGTGGATTATCATTTTTTTGGACAGGAAATTCCCATTGCCGGAGCGGCGGGCGATCAGCAAGCAGCTTTGTTCGGTCAGGGCTGCTTTGACAAAGGCATGATTAAAAATACATACGGTACGGGCTGCTTTATGCTGATGAATACCGGAGATGAACCCTGTGAATCGAAGCATGGACTGATTACGACCATTGCATGGGGGTTGAACGGTCAGGTGAAGTATGCGTTGGAGGGCAGCATTTTTGTAGCCGGGTCTGCTATTCAGTGGCTGCGTGACGGGCTGCGTATGTTCCGCGAGGCCAAAGACAGTGAAGCGTATGCGGCGCGGGTGACCTCAACGGAGGGTGTATATTTTGTCCCAGCCTTTGTGGGTCTTGGCAGCCCGTATTGGGACAGTGATGTGCGCGGCGCGACCTTTGGCTTAACACGGGGAACATCCAAGGAGCATTTTATACGAGCGGTACTGGAATCGCTGGCCTACCAGACCAAAGATGTTCTAACCGCCATGGCGAGCGACTCGGGTGTACCTGTGCGCTCATTGCGTGTAGATGGGGGCGCAGTGATGAACGAGTTCCTGATGCAGTTCCAGAGTGATATTCTCGATCTGCCTGTGGAACGACCTGCTGTGAACGAGACAACTGCACTGGGGGCGGCGTATTTGGCAGGGCTGGCAGTCGGCTTCTGGGACAGTTTGGATGAAGTCCGGGGATATGCTCAGAGTGACCGAACCTTCACTCCGACCATGAGTGAAGAAGTGCGGGCTGAACGATATGGCGGCTGGAAAAAGGCAGTCCATGCCGCGATGGCGTTCAAGTAAAGGTGGTTTTACGACAGTAGGCAGTCAGCTGACAACAGGCAGATTCCCCTTTTCATCGTGTACTGTGTATGCTACGATATAGATAAGTTAATACTCGTCAGGAGACTTGGAGAGACCATGAACCGCTCGGCATCCGCCGTAGCGATGTTCGTGGTCTTTTTTTGTATCTTTTGGTGATTCGGTGTCAGATGGCAAAGCAGACATGTACGAAATTGGAGGGGTAGATGATGGGAGAACAGGGATTTGCTGCACAGGAGAGAACAGCTGTTTTGGAACGTATGGGGCGTGAGCATTTTGATATTTTAATAATTGGTGGCGGCATTACAGGGGCGGGAATTGCGCTGGACGCAGCGGATCGTGGTTTGAAAACGGCTCTGGTGGAAATGCAGGATTTTGCAGCAGGTACATCCAGTCGTTCTACCAAGCTAGTGCATGGTGGTCTTCGTTATTTGAAACAATTTGAGGTTAAGATGGTAGCCGAGGTCGGGAAGGAACGAGCTATCGTATTTGAAAATGGTCCTCACGTGACCATTCCGGAGCGTATGCTGCTTCCTTTTCACCAGGGTGGCACATTTAATGCATTCACCACCTCGATTGGTCTGCTGGTGTATGACTTCCTCGCTGGCGTGAAGCGTAGTGAGCGCCGCCGCATGCTGGACATCCAGGCTACGCTGGAGCGCGAGCCTTTGCTGAAGAGAGAAGGACTGAAGGGAAGCGGTAGTTATGTGGAGTACCGCACAGATGATGCTCGCCTAACGATTGAGGTGATGAAGGAAGCCGTTACACGAGGGGCGCTGGCAGTGAACTATGCCAAGGCTGACAAGCTGCTGTATGACAGCGGACGAATAAGCGGCGCCAGTGTAACCGATCGGATCACGGGAAAACCATACGAGATCAGGGCTTCGCTGGTCATTAACGCTGCCGGGCCATGGGTAGATACATTGCGGGAAATGGATCGCTCCAAAGAGGGCAAGGTGCTTCGCCTGACGAAGGGTATCCACCTGGTATTCGATGCTGGGCGCTTCCCGCTTCAACAGGCAGTGTACTTCGATACACCGGATGGACGCATGGTATTCGCGATCCCGCGTGATGGCAAAACCTATGCAGGTACGACCGATACAGTATATGAGGGGGATACGTCGCATCCCCGGATGACCGCCGAAGACCGGGCGTATGTGCTTCAAGCGATCAACGGGATGTTCCCGGATGTGAAGCTGACGGTTGCAGATGTGGAATCCAGTTGGGCAGGAGTACGCCCGCTCATTTATGAAGATGGTAAAAGCCCTTCGGAAATTTCGCGTAAGGACGAAATTTGGGAATCCCGTTCAGGTC
This window of the Paenibacillus polymyxa genome carries:
- a CDS encoding IS110 family transposase; the encoded protein is MNPVVGLDISKEESHGQAFLARGKPFRGTFHFEHTRDGLANLHQVLKDVETASKLRPLLILEATGHYQSPVVQFLEEHHYIYIIINPLISNRLRKSQLRKVKTDAADAYLLGELYYKEEFEPFKKRGVQLLNLRYLTRQYDSLSKMCVQTKLQFQAVLDQVFPAYKGVFGAMYSGVSLRFLSEFPTSYSVLQTDENTLKAKMKELLSSKRGRSEDWINQRIQRLLDAAKQNPFQQTMYASHLINLKVLITLILQYQEHLTELEQNIDALAEEIEEYELIQSIPGIGHKIAATILSEIGEVDRFDHPKKLVAFAGIDPSVFASGKFTATRNRITKRGSRQLRYALVMAVQCGLIRSRNMRLKAFYDRKRAEGKPHKVALIACANKLIHWLYAILKNKKEFSPI
- a CDS encoding cation:proton antiporter — its product is MQFILYLLLILLFTKVAGHLSVKLGQPAVLGKLIAGIVLGPAVLGWVQNDSLIHDMSEIGVLLLMFIAGLETDLDQLRRNWKPAVAVAVGGIILPLLCGFGVGEAFGFSVHEGWFLGIVLSATSVSITVQVLKDMNKLNTREGSTILGAAVLDDVLVVVLLAVMMSIFGMGGETSLGLLVGKKLVFFVVAILGGWFVVPWIMKILAPLKVTEAVITAALVICFGFAYFADLMGMAGIIGAFAAGIAISQTSFKAVVEEKVEPIAYSIFVPVFFVSIGLNVSFEGVGQQLGFVVVLTLIALVTKLVGGGIGARLTGFNTRSSLAIGSGMISRGEVALIIAATGLQTGLLAQQYFTSVIIAVILTTLAAPPILKLSFSDRKTVSRVKQ
- a CDS encoding NAD(P)-dependent oxidoreductase — translated: MKIAVIGAGGKAGSNIVKEALDRGHEVTAIVRDPAKVTDNRAAVVQKDVFDLKTDDLKGFDAVVNAFAAPFGQEHLHVDAGNVLIEALRHVSGTRLIVVGGAGSLFTDESQTLLVKDTPDFPDFVYPTAHNQGKNLEILRGTSDLNWTFISPSAEFALGQRTGSYQVGKDTLLVNSKGASYVSYEDYAVAVVDEIEKPQHLNQRFTVVSES
- a CDS encoding alpha/beta hydrolase; this encodes MSKKVQLEPAAQKFADDNAKPPFLYDLGPEKGRETVNEVQSGPADKPAADLEDLSIPGGPGGEVKVRIVRPQQVTGDLPVIVYIHGAGWVFGNAHTHDRLIRELAVGTQAAVVFPEYSLSPEAKYPTAIEEIYAVVQWVAQHGRELGLKPDTLTIAGDSVGGNMTAAVTLLAKERSGPAIRQQLLFYPVTDASFDTESYHEFATGYFLSREGMQWFWDQYTTDPNERAQITASPLRATTDQLKGLPRALVITGEADVLRDEGEAYANKLREAGVDVTAVRFQGIIHDFVMLNPLSETAAKRGAITLATSWLRQGFGG
- a CDS encoding DUF1036 domain-containing protein; this encodes MGFYVRNSTSNPISVAVGYYDSGCSPITYAKRGWYRIEPGRRAFLVAGSAANQTFYVYGHDSFGNSWGGDFYTDVPREAFTRCWIASCQGQGCRSVGFEEINVGNFENYTLNLVDSTQSASKSRRTLVAKKRKTNFKLGKFSFIKSPGKLGKLGKNRKPLYGKRK
- a CDS encoding glycerol-3-phosphate responsive antiterminator, which translates into the protein MPFQGQRILPAAKHMKQLEDILDSSYEYAVFLDTHVAQLRNLYQMARSRNKQMLLHADLVQGLKNDEYAAEYLCQEIKPFGIISTRSGVIATAKKKGILAVQRVFLLDTIALEKSYALVEKTRPDYIEVLPGVVPPMIAEVSERTGIPILAGGLIRTPEDVEAALAAGAAAVTTSNKQLFEHYKR
- the glpK gene encoding glycerol kinase GlpK, which translates into the protein MTEQYILALDQGTTSSRAILFNRQGKVVYKAQREFPQYFPQPGWVEHNANEIWSSILAVIASCLSESGVKAGQIAGIGITNQRETVVVWDKHTGLPVYHALVWQSRQTAGICEDLKGRGLDQTFHSKTGLLIDPYFSGTKVKWILDNVEGARAQAERGELLFGTIDTWLIWRLSGGKAHVTDYSNAARTLMYNIYELKWDEELLDILGVPASMLPEVRSSSEIYANTVDYHFFGQEIPIAGAAGDQQAALFGQGCFDKGMIKNTYGTGCFMLMNTGDEPCESKHGLITTIAWGLNGQVKYALEGSIFVAGSAIQWLRDGLRMFREAKDSEAYAARVTSTEGVYFVPAFVGLGSPYWDSDVRGATFGLTRGTSKEHFIRAVLESLAYQTKDVLTAMASDSGVPVRSLRVDGGAVMNEFLMQFQSDILDLPVERPAVNETTALGAAYLAGLAVGFWDSLDEVRGYAQSDRTFTPTMSEEVRAERYGGWKKAVHAAMAFK
- a CDS encoding glycerol-3-phosphate dehydrogenase/oxidase; this translates as MGEQGFAAQERTAVLERMGREHFDILIIGGGITGAGIALDAADRGLKTALVEMQDFAAGTSSRSTKLVHGGLRYLKQFEVKMVAEVGKERAIVFENGPHVTIPERMLLPFHQGGTFNAFTTSIGLLVYDFLAGVKRSERRRMLDIQATLEREPLLKREGLKGSGSYVEYRTDDARLTIEVMKEAVTRGALAVNYAKADKLLYDSGRISGASVTDRITGKPYEIRASLVINAAGPWVDTLREMDRSKEGKVLRLTKGIHLVFDAGRFPLQQAVYFDTPDGRMVFAIPRDGKTYAGTTDTVYEGDTSHPRMTAEDRAYVLQAINGMFPDVKLTVADVESSWAGVRPLIYEDGKSPSEISRKDEIWESRSGLITIAGGKLTGYRKMSELVVDRAVRELGRLRGQSFRACRTRHIPISGGNVGGSAGWDAFVSKQAAAGAALGLSPETARAWAARYGSNVERLFAIATRSVKNATETEAALPIEVRVPLLYAMEQEMTVTPSDFFIRRTGALFFQIDEVKRWKQAVIAWMSEYAGWSAEQERQYTAELDAYLYEAVTPVEVGAEPSAVKAI